ACTTATAGATATGGCCAAAGAAAAGGGTTTAAAACATATAGTAGCTGTTAGAATGAGCGAAGTTGTAAAAAAACCAAGCCCTATTAAAGTAATTACTAGATAAATTTAATTGATTTGATGTTAAATAATACATCAAGGAATTAGGATAGATGATAAAGACATTCAGGGATAGATTGTAAGTTACGATCTAATCCCTGGGGGTATTTTTTATGTATGTGAACATGAAAAAAGAGTTTTTAGGAGATATAACAACTACAAAAGACATAATTATACCTAAAGATCCCCTTGAAAGAGTTATTGGACATGAAGATATTATAAAATTCGTTAAAATCGCAGCAAAACAAAGAAGAAACCTCTTGCTCGTAGGCCCTCCAGGAATTGGAAAATCATTAATAGCACAAGCAATATCATTTCATCTAGCAGATCCCAATGAAGAAATAACCGTTGTAAATAATCCTGAAAGACCTGAAAGACCATTTGTCGAAACAAAAACACGCAAAGAGATGGAAAACGAGAAAATAGATCTTGAAAGGGCAGAAGGCAATTTAGTTGACCCTGAAAATGTACCAGAAGCTGTTGCCGATAGATTAGGATTTAGATGTGTCAATTGTGGAGGATACAATAACGCATATCAAAGTATATGCCCTAAATGTGGTGCTGATAAATACTCACATATAAACGCCCGGAGAAAACATTTAGGCGATCTTTTAGGTATGTTTGAAATGAATGAAGGCTCTGTAAATATACCACAAGAAAGGGTTACAACAACCAGATTGAAAAATGGTAGAGAGGAAGTTGTTATTTACGAACGTGTAGATGGCGAAAGTATAAAGATACTTGACCAGCATGCACTTGAAAAGAGAAGAGAGCTGGTAGAAGAAAAGCCTAAAAATGTAATTGTGCCACTTGATAGGAAGGTATTCATTCAGGCTACAGGAGCAAGTGAAACAGAACTTCTAGGAGATGTTCGCCATGATCCATATGGAGGACATCCTGAACTTGGAACACAGCCATATGAACGTGTAGTTCCTGGAGCAATCCACGAAGCTCATGAAGGTGTTCTTTTTATTGATGAAATAGTGCATATCGCTCCTTTGCAGCGTTATATTTTCAGTGCTATGCAGGATAAGGTATTTCCAATAGTTGGGAGAAATCCACAAAGTGCTGGAAGCTCTGTCAAAGTTGATAATGTTCCATGTGACTTTATTTTCATAGCCGCATGTAACATGAGGGATGTTCAATATATATTGCCACCATTACGTTCAAGAATCCAAGGTGAGG
This Methanobacterium spitsbergense DNA region includes the following protein-coding sequences:
- a CDS encoding ATP-binding protein encodes the protein MYVNMKKEFLGDITTTKDIIIPKDPLERVIGHEDIIKFVKIAAKQRRNLLLVGPPGIGKSLIAQAISFHLADPNEEITVVNNPERPERPFVETKTRKEMENEKIDLERAEGNLVDPENVPEAVADRLGFRCVNCGGYNNAYQSICPKCGADKYSHINARRKHLGDLLGMFEMNEGSVNIPQERVTTTRLKNGREEVVIYERVDGESIKILDQHALEKRRELVEEKPKNVIVPLDRKVFIQATGASETELLGDVRHDPYGGHPELGTQPYERVVPGAIHEAHEGVLFIDEIVHIAPLQRYIFSAMQDKVFPIVGRNPQSAGSSVKVDNVPCDFIFIAACNMRDVQYILPPLRSRIQGEGYEILMRTTMPDTEENQSKIAQFVAQEIKMDGKIPHATKNSIKLLIGEARRRAEAIDDKKNSLTLRLRDLGGVVRMAGDMAVMDGSDLIGENHMSFAIENATSIEDQIIKRYKSYENAMHKDLSSSQHMGSGKTNNPNENVDRSYM